One Pullulanibacillus sp. KACC 23026 DNA segment encodes these proteins:
- a CDS encoding sensor histidine kinase, with product MSRLSLLKLNNLPIRYKLIIFFLLISILPAIGLGIFIQLTTSRIVDTQIDSDTMQLIGKVNKSLEFYMDDMQNITYFIASDSKTNQFLNESVLSKRDADNDFYGIRSYLEQFPTLYPEVAGIMIIKNNGTYISNELYTGSDVNLTNESWYKEAKNNGGIFEIIGHPKNNDVKNQANYQSSDLVMVTRSITDPNTQKLVGVVMIELDLRVIAETVKDIHLGKNGYLAVLDKHGDTIYSPEKPLISKIPLSWFGSNSSGNFSKNIHGQNLEFIYQKSPYTNWLTIGVFPKTESAFVLKKIRFYVITFVYIVIVLGITASLILANSLSKPIYELISFMKNVESNGLEDHHWENRKDEIGLLGQRYHKMLTEIKKWMKLSEEQSRLKREAELKSLQAHIKPHFLYNTLDTIHWMTRKRGAHDVTEVVEALSKLFRIGLSKGQDIIPLSNEIEHIESYLKIQKTRYQDKLNYIIDVSPEARQSSVLKIILQPIIENAIYHGIKERRGPGLIRISAYKDKQFLFFRVEDNGAGMDTETLSKLRTNLDKAAKLTENEEALNGYGILNVQARLHLHFGSPFGLYIESNQGVGTIVSFVHPWIENSGKGVSD from the coding sequence TTGTCAAGATTAAGTTTACTAAAGTTAAATAATTTACCGATTCGTTATAAATTAATCATTTTCTTTTTATTAATAAGTATTCTTCCAGCTATAGGGCTTGGTATTTTTATTCAATTGACTACAAGCCGGATTGTTGATACTCAGATTGATAGTGATACGATGCAGCTCATTGGCAAGGTTAATAAATCCCTTGAATTCTACATGGATGATATGCAGAACATTACCTATTTTATAGCATCGGATTCAAAAACGAATCAGTTCCTAAATGAGAGCGTTTTAAGTAAACGAGATGCGGACAACGATTTTTATGGAATTCGATCCTACTTAGAGCAATTTCCAACACTGTATCCTGAAGTGGCAGGAATTATGATTATTAAAAATAACGGTACATATATTAGTAATGAATTATATACAGGTTCAGATGTTAATTTGACGAATGAATCTTGGTACAAAGAAGCAAAAAATAATGGCGGGATATTTGAGATAATAGGGCACCCCAAAAATAATGATGTAAAAAATCAAGCTAACTATCAATCAAGTGATTTGGTGATGGTCACTCGTTCGATTACGGATCCTAACACTCAGAAATTAGTGGGGGTTGTGATGATCGAACTTGATTTAAGAGTCATTGCTGAAACAGTAAAAGATATTCATCTAGGGAAGAACGGTTATTTAGCTGTATTGGACAAACATGGGGATACCATCTATTCCCCAGAAAAGCCGCTTATTTCAAAAATCCCATTATCCTGGTTTGGTTCGAATAGCTCGGGTAATTTTTCAAAAAACATTCATGGCCAAAACTTGGAGTTTATCTATCAAAAGTCTCCCTATACCAACTGGTTAACCATTGGGGTATTTCCAAAGACGGAATCTGCTTTCGTTCTAAAAAAAATACGATTCTATGTAATCACATTCGTTTATATTGTGATTGTATTAGGGATAACAGCATCACTGATTTTAGCCAATAGTTTATCCAAACCCATATATGAGTTGATATCTTTTATGAAAAATGTGGAGTCTAATGGTTTGGAAGATCATCATTGGGAAAATCGAAAAGATGAAATTGGGTTGCTTGGCCAGAGGTATCATAAAATGCTAACTGAAATTAAAAAATGGATGAAACTCTCTGAAGAACAAAGCAGGTTAAAAAGAGAAGCTGAATTAAAAAGTCTACAAGCCCATATAAAACCGCATTTTTTATACAACACACTTGATACGATTCATTGGATGACTCGAAAACGAGGTGCACATGATGTAACCGAGGTTGTCGAAGCCTTGTCCAAATTATTTCGAATTGGTTTAAGCAAAGGACAAGATATTATCCCTCTTTCAAATGAGATTGAGCATATAGAAAGCTACTTAAAAATACAAAAAACACGATATCAAGATAAATTAAACTACATAATTGATGTGAGTCCTGAAGCACGTCAATCTAGTGTTCTAAAAATCATCCTTCAGCCCATCATTGAGAATGCTATTTACCACGGTATTAAAGAACGGAGAGGGCCTGGCCTTATACGGATTTCAGCTTATAAAGACAAACAATTTCTTTTTTTCAGGGTTGAAGATAATGGAGCAGGCATGGACACAGAGACGTTAAGTAAATTGAGAACGAATTTAGACAAGGCTGCTAAGCTTACTGAGAATGAAGAGGCTCTAAATGGATATGGAATCTTAAATGTCCAAGCACGATTACATCTTCATTTTGGGTCTCCTTTTGGTTTATATATTGAGAGTAATCAAGGGGTTGGGACAATAGTTTCATTCGTTCATCCGTGGATTGAGAATTCGGGGAAAGGAGTTAGCGATTGA
- a CDS encoding substrate-binding domain-containing protein translates to MKKIFLVYGLLVIIYLTYFGYYKYTSATNSEWTSSGVNGSINEKYVMVTFQSGMDYWKNCFKGFEDSANLLNVSVEYRGAMQRDVHEETTVMEQVISEHPSGIAVSAINSEALKNVIDKAVQDGIPVVTFDSGATGSKAYSFLGTNNYNAGEIAADKLAELIKGKGNVAVITLPNQQNHKDRTSGFVDEIKSDYPNIHVVAIENGKGDQLASKEAAIKVLKKYPDLSGIFATEANGGLGIAEAKKDMGSNTHVKIISFDTDKGILDMVKNGTISATLSQGTWEMGYWALQFLFQIKHGLIKSSSNESISMTSVPPNVDTGITVVTKKNVDKFYSK, encoded by the coding sequence ATGAAAAAAATCTTTTTGGTTTATGGTTTATTGGTTATTATATATCTTACCTATTTTGGATACTACAAATATACAAGTGCCACTAATAGTGAATGGACGAGTTCAGGAGTTAATGGATCGATTAATGAAAAATATGTGATGGTGACGTTTCAATCCGGAATGGACTATTGGAAAAATTGTTTTAAAGGATTTGAGGACTCTGCAAATCTCCTCAATGTATCGGTTGAATACAGGGGAGCGATGCAGCGGGATGTTCATGAAGAAACCACGGTCATGGAGCAAGTGATTAGTGAACACCCCTCAGGTATTGCCGTATCAGCAATCAATTCTGAGGCTCTAAAAAATGTAATTGATAAAGCGGTTCAGGATGGAATACCGGTTGTGACATTTGATTCTGGTGCAACAGGAAGTAAGGCCTATTCCTTCTTAGGGACAAATAATTATAATGCAGGAGAAATCGCAGCAGATAAACTGGCAGAGCTCATAAAAGGGAAAGGGAACGTGGCTGTTATAACATTACCCAATCAACAGAATCATAAGGATAGGACCAGTGGATTTGTGGATGAGATCAAGTCGGATTACCCAAATATTCATGTTGTTGCTATTGAAAATGGTAAAGGGGATCAGCTTGCTTCAAAAGAGGCGGCTATCAAGGTCCTAAAAAAATACCCTGATTTATCAGGTATTTTTGCTACAGAGGCCAATGGCGGTCTTGGTATAGCAGAAGCCAAAAAGGATATGGGATCAAACACACATGTTAAGATAATAAGCTTTGATACGGATAAAGGGATACTAGACATGGTTAAGAATGGAACGATTTCAGCAACCTTATCTCAAGGAACATGGGAGATGGGATACTGGGCATTACAATTCTTATTCCAAATTAAGCATGGTCTAATTAAATCGAGCAGTAATGAGTCGATTTCAATGACGTCCGTACCGCCCAATGTTGATACCGGTATTACCGTTGTCACCAAAAAGAATGTGGACAAATTTTATTCAAAGTAA
- a CDS encoding YwbE family protein, with protein sequence MNGQNRKDLAPGTAVEIVLKADQRTGKLTSGVVKDILTKSSFHPHGIKVRLTDGQVGRVQHIK encoded by the coding sequence ATGAACGGGCAGAACCGCAAAGATTTGGCGCCAGGGACAGCGGTTGAAATTGTTCTTAAAGCCGATCAAAGAACAGGTAAGTTAACGAGCGGTGTTGTGAAAGATATTTTGACTAAATCCAGTTTTCATCCGCATGGAATCAAAGTCAGGCTCACGGATGGACAAGTGGGTAGAGTTCAGCACATTAAATAG
- the groL gene encoding chaperonin GroEL (60 kDa chaperone family; promotes refolding of misfolded polypeptides especially under stressful conditions; forms two stacked rings of heptamers to form a barrel-shaped 14mer; ends can be capped by GroES; misfolded proteins enter the barrel where they are refolded when GroES binds) has protein sequence MAKEIKFSEDARRAMLRGVDALADAVKVTLGPKGRNVVLEKKFGSPLITNDGVTIAKEIELEDKFENMGAQLVSEVASKTNDVAGDGTTTATVLAQAMIREGLKNVTSGANPMVIRRGIEKAVKAAVEELKSISKPIEGKSSIAQVAAISAADEEVGQLIAEAMERVGNDGVITTEESKGFATELEVVEGMQFDRGYASPYMITDSDKMEAVLDNPYILITDKKISSIQEVLPVLEQVVQQGKPLLLISEDVEGEALATLIMNKLRGTFNAVAVKAPGFGDRRKAMLEDIATLTGAEVITEDLGLDLKSASITQLGTAEKVIVTKENTTIVDGAGDSEKIAARVNQIRAQLEETTSEFDKEKLQERLAKLAGGVAVIKIGAATETELKERKLRIEDALNSTRAAVEEGIVSGGGTALVNVYNAVAAVQAEGDEATGVKIVLRALEEPVRQIAHNAGLEGSIIVDRLKNEKVGIGFDAAKGEWVNMIEAGIVDPTKVTRSALQNAASVAAMFLTTEAVVAEIPEPPAAGGGMPDMGGMGGMM, from the coding sequence ATGGCTAAAGAAATTAAGTTTAGTGAAGATGCACGTCGCGCTATGCTACGCGGTGTCGATGCTTTGGCAGATGCGGTTAAAGTCACACTAGGACCAAAAGGCCGCAACGTCGTCCTTGAGAAGAAATTCGGTTCACCACTAATCACTAATGACGGTGTAACGATTGCAAAAGAAATTGAGCTTGAAGATAAATTCGAAAACATGGGTGCACAGTTGGTTTCTGAAGTTGCCAGCAAAACGAACGATGTAGCAGGTGACGGTACAACAACTGCTACGGTTCTTGCTCAAGCAATGATCCGTGAAGGACTCAAAAACGTAACTTCCGGTGCTAACCCAATGGTTATTCGCCGCGGTATCGAAAAAGCAGTTAAAGCTGCTGTAGAAGAACTAAAAAGCATTTCTAAGCCAATCGAAGGCAAATCTTCCATCGCTCAAGTAGCGGCTATCTCGGCTGCTGACGAAGAAGTCGGCCAATTGATTGCTGAAGCTATGGAGCGCGTTGGTAATGATGGTGTTATTACGACTGAAGAATCCAAAGGCTTCGCAACTGAGCTTGAAGTGGTTGAAGGGATGCAATTCGATCGTGGCTATGCTTCTCCATACATGATCACTGATTCTGACAAAATGGAAGCTGTCTTAGACAATCCATATATCTTAATCACTGATAAGAAGATCTCTAGCATTCAAGAAGTTTTACCAGTCCTTGAACAAGTGGTTCAACAAGGCAAACCTCTTCTTCTCATCTCTGAGGATGTTGAAGGTGAAGCTCTTGCTACCCTTATCATGAACAAACTTCGCGGTACATTCAACGCTGTTGCGGTTAAAGCTCCTGGCTTTGGTGACCGTCGTAAAGCCATGCTTGAAGATATCGCGACTCTTACTGGTGCTGAAGTCATCACTGAGGACCTCGGTCTTGACCTCAAATCTGCTAGCATTACTCAGCTTGGTACAGCTGAAAAAGTTATTGTTACAAAAGAAAACACAACTATCGTTGACGGTGCTGGCGACTCTGAAAAGATTGCTGCTCGCGTTAACCAAATTAGAGCACAACTCGAAGAAACAACTTCTGAGTTCGATAAAGAAAAATTACAAGAACGCCTTGCTAAACTAGCTGGCGGTGTAGCGGTCATCAAAATTGGTGCTGCTACTGAGACTGAGCTTAAAGAACGCAAGCTTCGCATTGAAGATGCTCTTAACTCAACTCGTGCTGCTGTTGAAGAAGGTATTGTTTCCGGTGGTGGTACAGCTCTTGTGAATGTCTACAATGCTGTTGCTGCTGTTCAAGCTGAAGGCGACGAAGCGACTGGTGTTAAAATCGTTCTTCGCGCTCTTGAAGAGCCAGTTCGTCAAATCGCTCACAACGCCGGTCTTGAAGGCTCCATCATCGTGGATCGCCTCAAGAATGAAAAAGTGGGTATCGGATTCGATGCTGCTAAAGGCGAATGGGTAAACATGATCGAAGCGGGTATCGTTGACCCAACTAAAGTAACCCGTTCAGCTCTTCAAAACGCTGCTTCCGTTGCCGCTATGTTCCTAACAACTGAAGCTGTCGTAGCTGAAATCCCAGAACCACCTGCAGCTGGCGGCGGAATGCCAGACATGGGCGGAATGGGCGGCATGATGTAA
- the groES gene encoding co-chaperone GroES, whose translation MLKPLGDRLIIELVQQEEKTASGIVLPDSAKEKPQEGRVVAVGNGRVTEGGERIALEVAEGDRIIFSKYAGTEVKYEGKEYLILRQDDVLAIVG comes from the coding sequence ATGTTAAAACCTTTAGGAGATCGTCTTATTATCGAACTCGTACAGCAAGAAGAGAAAACGGCGAGCGGCATTGTATTGCCTGACTCAGCAAAAGAAAAACCACAAGAAGGCCGCGTAGTTGCAGTTGGTAACGGTCGCGTGACTGAAGGCGGCGAACGTATTGCTCTTGAAGTAGCTGAGGGAGATCGCATTATTTTCTCTAAGTACGCAGGTACTGAAGTTAAATACGAAGGTAAAGAGTACCTCATTCTTCGCCAAGACGATGTTCTTGCAATCGTAGGTTAA
- a CDS encoding type II CAAX endopeptidase family protein codes for MLKRYIMIIIVYVLCQLSGFLALTPILSVVPKGQREGFMISLSFIVCLVLTLLILMPERHIKRPYMEPSTIVSWIIGGIFLVYLTQMVAGIIDYNLFGSPAQSQNTEDIMKLARQSPYIILSVVVIGPILEEIIFRKIIFGSLNRFMPFFFAAVISSLLFALAHADGHLIIYGSIGFALAFLYHKTKRIYVSMFAHGSLNAIATILALSPHVQKFLEQHQPSWIGWWF; via the coding sequence TTGCTTAAAAGGTATATTATGATCATCATTGTCTATGTCCTTTGTCAATTGTCTGGCTTTCTAGCCCTTACTCCCATACTTTCCGTTGTACCAAAGGGCCAAAGAGAAGGCTTTATGATCTCCCTAAGCTTTATTGTTTGCTTGGTCCTTACGCTTCTCATCCTTATGCCGGAAAGACATATTAAGCGGCCTTATATGGAGCCTAGCACCATTGTTTCATGGATAATTGGCGGTATTTTTTTAGTTTATCTTACTCAAATGGTCGCTGGGATCATTGATTATAATCTCTTCGGCAGTCCAGCGCAGTCGCAAAATACAGAAGATATTATGAAACTTGCTCGGCAATCTCCCTATATCATCTTGTCCGTAGTGGTGATTGGTCCTATCTTAGAAGAAATCATTTTCCGAAAAATCATCTTCGGATCCCTAAATCGGTTTATGCCGTTTTTCTTTGCTGCCGTCATTAGTTCGTTACTCTTTGCCTTAGCTCATGCTGATGGGCATCTGATTATTTACGGTTCAATTGGCTTTGCCCTCGCTTTTTTGTATCACAAGACCAAACGGATATATGTCTCGATGTTCGCTCATGGTTCTTTAAATGCGATTGCGACCATTTTGGCCCTGTCCCCGCATGTCCAGAAATTTCTCGAGCAGCATCAGCCAAGCTGGATTGGATGGTGGTTTTAA
- the map gene encoding type I methionyl aminopeptidase — MIQLKSANEIEKMREAGVLLASVHKEIKKMIKPGITTQAIEEFVDRYLAKNGATPEQKGFNGYQFATCASINDEICHGFPRSTPLKNGDIVTIDMVVNLDGFLADSAWSYAVGEVPAETQRLLDVTKESLYKGIREAVIGNRIGDIGHAIQAYAEGEGFSVVRDFVGHGIGPTIHEEPQVPHYGLPGKGLRLKEGMVITIEPMINSGDWRSKMDDNGWTARTVDGSLSAQFEHTIAITKDGPVILTLQDDETFSL; from the coding sequence ATGATTCAATTAAAGTCAGCAAATGAAATAGAGAAGATGAGGGAAGCAGGCGTCTTGCTTGCAAGCGTTCATAAAGAAATCAAAAAAATGATCAAACCAGGCATCACCACGCAAGCAATAGAAGAATTTGTTGATCGGTATTTGGCTAAGAACGGGGCAACCCCAGAGCAAAAAGGCTTCAATGGCTATCAGTTCGCCACTTGTGCATCTATAAATGATGAAATCTGCCATGGGTTTCCAAGATCAACGCCTTTGAAAAATGGCGATATCGTTACGATTGATATGGTTGTTAACTTAGATGGATTTCTTGCCGATTCCGCTTGGAGTTATGCAGTCGGAGAGGTTCCAGCTGAAACGCAGAGGCTTTTGGACGTAACAAAGGAATCTCTTTATAAAGGGATTCGTGAAGCGGTTATTGGCAATCGGATTGGCGATATCGGTCATGCCATCCAAGCCTATGCAGAAGGAGAAGGCTTCAGTGTGGTTCGAGATTTTGTAGGACACGGTATTGGACCGACGATTCATGAAGAACCCCAAGTGCCGCATTACGGTTTACCTGGAAAAGGTCTGCGCTTAAAAGAGGGAATGGTCATTACAATTGAACCGATGATTAATAGTGGGGATTGGCGATCCAAAATGGACGACAACGGTTGGACCGCACGCACTGTTGACGGCTCACTCTCTGCCCAGTTTGAGCATACGATTGCCATTACTAAGGACGGCCCTGTGATTCTTACCTTGCAAGATGACGAAACGTTTTCTCTTTAA
- the tatC gene encoding twin-arginine translocase subunit TatC, which produces MQDTSMSVTEHLEELRKRLIVSAIGFAVSFGIGFFLAKPLIIYLQHIKAADHIQMNYFRVTDPFNIYMQMAFVIGIILVSPLLLYQLWAFVSPGLYKNERRVTLSYIPIMIVLFLAGVAFSFYVLFPYVLHFMGTLSSSLHITSVIGINEYFHFLIQITLPFGLVFELPVLVMFLTRLGIITPFFLTKIRKYAYFVLLVVAGLITPPDVMSQLIVMVPLVILYEISVLISRYTFNQSLKRMASHDES; this is translated from the coding sequence ATGCAAGATACTTCTATGAGTGTGACCGAACACCTTGAAGAGCTCAGGAAACGGTTGATTGTAAGCGCCATCGGTTTCGCTGTCTCTTTTGGCATTGGTTTTTTCTTGGCAAAGCCGCTGATCATCTATCTTCAGCACATTAAAGCTGCCGATCATATTCAAATGAATTATTTTCGGGTGACCGATCCCTTTAATATTTACATGCAAATGGCCTTTGTTATTGGAATTATATTAGTTTCGCCGCTCCTCCTTTACCAGTTGTGGGCATTTGTGAGCCCTGGGCTTTATAAAAACGAGCGCCGGGTTACTTTATCTTACATTCCCATTATGATCGTTCTTTTCTTAGCAGGTGTGGCTTTTTCATTTTATGTATTGTTCCCTTATGTGCTGCATTTCATGGGAACGCTCAGCAGTTCTTTACATATTACAAGCGTCATCGGGATCAATGAATATTTTCATTTTTTAATTCAGATTACGCTGCCGTTTGGCCTTGTATTCGAGCTGCCCGTATTGGTGATGTTTTTAACACGTCTCGGTATTATTACACCTTTTTTTCTTACTAAAATAAGAAAATATGCTTATTTTGTTTTGCTCGTTGTTGCAGGGTTAATCACCCCGCCAGACGTTATGTCACAGTTGATCGTCATGGTGCCGCTAGTAATTTTGTACGAAATAAGCGTTCTTATATCGAGATATACATTTAATCAATCATTAAAACGAATGGCTAGCCACGATGAATCCTGA
- a CDS encoding twin-arginine translocase TatA/TatE family subunit — MGLGAGSIALIAIVALIIFGPKKLPEFGKAAGNTLREFRNATKGIVDEDDVKEKQDDR; from the coding sequence ATGGGTCTTGGTGCGGGCAGTATTGCTTTAATTGCGATCGTAGCTCTTATTATATTTGGACCAAAAAAACTTCCTGAATTCGGAAAGGCAGCTGGAAATACGCTGCGTGAATTTCGTAATGCAACTAAAGGGATTGTCGATGAAGATGACGTAAAAGAGAAGCAGGATGATCGCTGA
- a CDS encoding redox-sensing transcriptional repressor Rex encodes MVQEKIPQATAKRLPLYYRFLQHLSESGRRRISSSELSELVKIDSATIRRDLSYLGALGKKGYGYNVERLLTFLRGKLDQDELTKVMLIGVGNLGTALLKYNFLKNNNSKIVVAYDTDYNKVGTLIGGTPIRHVDQLKTDNLDDIQVAILTVPQEAAQKVADQLLRTGVTGVLNFTPVRLSLPDRIRIHHIDLAVELQTLIYFLKNYPIDDEGGD; translated from the coding sequence ATGGTACAAGAGAAAATTCCTCAGGCAACCGCAAAGCGCCTGCCGCTTTATTATCGGTTTTTGCAGCATTTGTCTGAGTCGGGGAGACGGCGGATTTCATCTTCGGAGTTAAGTGAACTGGTCAAGATTGATTCGGCAACCATTCGCCGTGATCTTTCTTACCTTGGTGCCCTGGGGAAGAAGGGCTATGGCTACAATGTAGAAAGACTTTTAACCTTTCTTCGTGGAAAGCTTGACCAGGACGAGCTGACAAAGGTAATGCTGATTGGGGTTGGAAACTTAGGAACAGCCCTACTCAAATATAATTTTTTGAAAAATAACAATTCTAAAATTGTAGTCGCTTATGATACCGATTATAATAAAGTTGGGACCTTAATAGGCGGAACACCCATCCGTCATGTCGATCAGTTAAAAACGGATAACTTGGACGATATTCAAGTCGCTATTCTTACCGTTCCACAAGAGGCGGCCCAAAAAGTGGCAGACCAGCTCCTCCGAACGGGAGTGACTGGCGTACTTAACTTCACACCTGTCCGATTATCTTTACCTGATCGAATCCGTATTCATCATATTGATCTGGCGGTTGAACTTCAAACTTTAATTTATTTCTTAAAGAATTATCCTATTGATGACGAGGGAGGTGACTAA
- the moaC gene encoding cyclic pyranopterin monophosphate synthase MoaC: MSDLTHINEQGRAKMVDVSDKEETRRMAVACSSIQVNQEIYEAINQGTIKKGDVLAVAQVAGIMAAKNTSQIIPMCHPLMLSGVDLFFYWDDKEAYLLRIEATVKNKGATGVEMEALTAATTAALTIYDMCKALDKSMVIGPTYLQSKSGGKSGDYQRETN, encoded by the coding sequence GTGTCGGATTTAACGCATATAAATGAACAGGGACGGGCCAAAATGGTCGATGTCTCTGATAAAGAAGAAACGCGCCGTATGGCGGTGGCGTGCTCAAGTATTCAGGTGAATCAAGAGATTTATGAAGCAATCAATCAAGGCACGATCAAAAAAGGGGATGTCCTTGCGGTTGCACAGGTGGCGGGGATTATGGCAGCGAAGAACACCTCACAGATTATCCCAATGTGTCACCCGCTGATGCTTTCAGGGGTCGATCTTTTCTTTTATTGGGATGACAAGGAGGCATATTTACTCCGGATTGAAGCGACTGTGAAAAACAAGGGGGCAACGGGTGTGGAAATGGAGGCCCTTACGGCTGCAACCACAGCGGCCCTTACAATTTATGACATGTGTAAAGCACTTGATAAAAGCATGGTGATTGGTCCGACTTATCTTCAAAGTAAATCAGGGGGAAAAAGCGGCGATTATCAGAGAGAAACCAATTAA
- a CDS encoding ABC-F family ATP-binding cassette domain-containing protein — MILLQTHQLTKSFGTDLILSNIHIEVQTGERVALVGRNGSGKSTLLKIIAGQMSYDSGQIMIPKETSIGYLEQNMRLDSKKTLMDELRDAFKEVIQLEHELRELEFKMAEPLPQEAFDQLMKTYDQKQTYFQNRGGYTYQAEINSVLNGLGFGDFPEDTKVHMLSGGQKTRLSLGRLLLTKPDLLILDEPTNHLDIDTLTWLENYLQHYPGAILIVSHDRYFLDKIVGKVFEISNHSATKYHGNYSAYLNQKALDFERDMQAFEKQQKEVAKLEDFVQRNIARASTTKRAQSRRKQLEKITLLDRPGQEKSAAFSFQIEKQSGNDVLMVQDLAIGYPDQPEPLSAGFSFQLHKTESVALVGPNGIGKSTLLKTIVGYLSQKAGNFTLGTNVSIGYYDQEQATLSSNKTVLAELWDAFPLLPEKDIRTVLGQFLFSGEDVLKTTGQLSGGEKARVALAKLMLQKNNFLILDEPTNHLDLDSKEVLENALIDYPGTLLFVSHDRYFINRIATRILELSHDGLTDYLGDYDYYIEKKAEMQEREALELQEAKGLTTSAKQQAQAPSYEKDKERKRRMRQLERAIEQSEAHIHTLEGEIETYENQLTLPEIYTDHEKANEIHQQLEAAREALDKEMENWEALQLEQEDE; from the coding sequence TTGATTCTATTACAAACTCATCAATTAACAAAATCTTTTGGAACTGATCTTATTTTATCGAATATACACATTGAAGTCCAAACAGGCGAACGCGTGGCTTTGGTCGGGAGAAATGGAAGTGGGAAATCAACACTTCTGAAAATCATCGCTGGACAAATGTCTTATGATTCCGGCCAAATCATGATCCCAAAGGAAACAAGTATTGGTTATCTTGAGCAAAACATGCGCCTGGATTCTAAAAAAACTTTAATGGACGAGCTCAGAGACGCCTTTAAAGAGGTCATCCAGCTTGAACACGAACTTCGCGAACTGGAGTTCAAAATGGCCGAGCCGCTGCCACAAGAAGCGTTTGACCAATTGATGAAGACTTACGACCAAAAACAAACCTATTTTCAAAATAGAGGTGGCTATACGTACCAAGCAGAAATTAACAGTGTTCTGAATGGATTGGGCTTTGGAGATTTTCCTGAGGATACTAAGGTGCACATGCTTTCTGGAGGACAGAAAACTCGCCTCTCACTCGGTCGCCTGCTTTTAACCAAGCCGGATCTCTTAATACTGGACGAGCCGACCAACCACTTGGACATTGATACTTTAACATGGCTGGAAAATTATCTTCAGCATTATCCAGGTGCTATTCTTATTGTCTCACACGACCGTTATTTTCTCGATAAAATCGTTGGAAAGGTCTTTGAGATTTCGAACCATTCCGCCACCAAGTATCACGGCAACTACTCAGCTTATCTGAACCAAAAGGCTCTAGACTTCGAAAGAGACATGCAAGCTTTTGAAAAGCAGCAAAAGGAAGTCGCGAAACTAGAGGACTTTGTTCAGCGTAATATTGCGAGGGCCTCGACAACAAAACGGGCTCAAAGCCGCCGGAAACAGTTGGAGAAGATTACGCTATTGGATCGACCTGGTCAAGAGAAATCAGCTGCTTTTTCATTCCAAATTGAAAAGCAAAGCGGAAATGATGTCCTAATGGTCCAAGATTTGGCGATTGGCTATCCCGACCAACCTGAACCGCTTTCCGCTGGCTTTTCCTTTCAGCTTCATAAGACCGAAAGCGTTGCCTTAGTGGGGCCAAACGGGATCGGAAAGTCAACTCTGTTAAAAACGATTGTGGGCTACTTATCTCAAAAAGCTGGAAACTTCACCTTAGGAACCAATGTGTCGATTGGCTATTATGATCAAGAGCAAGCAACCTTATCTTCTAATAAAACCGTTTTAGCCGAACTTTGGGACGCCTTTCCACTATTACCGGAGAAAGATATTCGCACAGTGCTAGGACAGTTTCTTTTTTCAGGTGAAGATGTTCTGAAAACAACCGGACAGTTAAGCGGTGGAGAAAAAGCACGTGTCGCACTTGCCAAGCTCATGCTTCAAAAAAATAACTTCCTTATTTTGGACGAGCCCACTAACCACCTTGATTTGGACAGTAAAGAAGTGCTGGAAAACGCCCTAATTGACTACCCTGGTACATTGCTCTTCGTCTCCCATGACCGTTATTTTATCAACCGGATTGCGACCCGTATTTTGGAGCTCTCCCACGATGGTCTGACGGATTATCTTGGTGATTATGATTACTACATTGAAAAGAAAGCAGAAATGCAAGAGCGCGAGGCATTAGAGCTGCAAGAAGCGAAAGGCTTAACAACTTCTGCCAAACAACAAGCTCAAGCCCCCTCTTACGAAAAAGATAAAGAACGCAAACGCAGAATGCGCCAATTAGAGCGAGCCATTGAGCAAAGCGAAGCGCACATCCACACCCTAGAAGGCGAGATTGAAACCTATGAGAATCAACTCACCCTTCCAGAGATCTACACGGACCATGAAAAAGCAAACGAAATTCACCAACAACTAGAAGCCGCCCGAGAAGCATTAGACAAAGAAATGGAAAATTGGGAAGCCCTCCAACTAGAGCAAGAAGATGAATAA